From a single Planococcus shenhongbingii genomic region:
- a CDS encoding PSP1 domain-containing protein, protein MYNVIGVRFKKAGKIYYFDPGEFAIEKDDYVIVETARGIEYGKVVVPVKTVEENDVVLPLKQVVRVATDRDRQQVEENRLEAGRAFEMGTQKIEEHRLEMKLVDVEYTFDRNKVIFYFTAEGRVDFRNLVKDLASIFRTRIELRQIGVRDEAKMLGGIGPCGRMLCCSTFLGDFEPVSIKMAKDQNLSLNPSKISGLCGRLMCCLKYENDEYETAKKEMPDVGARVTTPDGEGRVVGMNILERVLKIRLAEQEQTLEYSLSEIMGQGTRA, encoded by the coding sequence TTGTATAATGTCATTGGTGTCCGCTTTAAAAAGGCGGGTAAAATATATTATTTTGACCCAGGAGAATTTGCGATTGAAAAAGACGATTATGTCATCGTAGAAACTGCAAGGGGTATAGAATACGGAAAAGTTGTTGTGCCGGTAAAAACGGTTGAGGAAAATGATGTTGTGCTGCCATTGAAACAAGTGGTACGCGTAGCGACTGACCGGGACCGCCAGCAAGTAGAAGAAAATCGCTTGGAAGCAGGACGTGCTTTCGAAATGGGCACGCAAAAAATCGAAGAGCATCGCTTGGAGATGAAATTAGTAGATGTGGAATATACATTTGACCGCAATAAAGTCATCTTTTATTTCACAGCAGAAGGACGCGTCGATTTCCGCAATTTGGTTAAGGATTTAGCTTCCATTTTCCGGACTCGCATTGAACTTCGGCAAATTGGGGTAAGAGATGAAGCGAAAATGCTGGGCGGTATTGGCCCTTGCGGCCGGATGCTTTGTTGCTCAACATTCCTGGGCGACTTTGAGCCGGTATCGATTAAAATGGCAAAAGATCAAAATCTGTCTCTGAATCCATCGAAAATTTCCGGGTTATGCGGACGTTTGATGTGCTGCCTGAAATACGAGAACGACGAATATGAAACTGCTAAAAAAGAAATGCCGGATGTTGGTGCCCGTGTCACAACTCCAGACGGGGAAGGCCGCGTTGTTGGCATGAATATTTTAGAGCGTGTGTTAAAAATTCGCTTAGCTGAGCAAGAACAGACATTAGAATACTCATTAAGTGAGATAATGGGCCAAGGAACGAGAGCGTGA